One genomic region from Magallana gigas chromosome 3, xbMagGiga1.1, whole genome shotgun sequence encodes:
- the LOC105348180 gene encoding sodium- and chloride-dependent GABA transporter 2 isoform X1, whose amino-acid sequence MKITIFIKIRDCNFTHFILYRVGIGNCMCCILRKKSCKQIRYTCNSEHFLRSMGGIRTDQVLCIGLKMRKTNGLAKQPPMEMQEEGKLEESDSSSSSSEGDYHRGTWSHKLDFLLSVIGYSVGVSNIWRFPYLCIRNGGGAFLIPFFFFLIFCGIPLYFLELCLGQFSGVSSIFVWKLCPLFKGLGFLMVTVSAMMSWYYITVLAWVLYYLVNSFYHPLPWSDCSESWNTAHCIESRIKDFNNVTNTIVQNITSNSSSLYNISLASETGIKKNATTAAKEFWQRRVLRISEGFDEAGSVEPHLIVGLLVAWVLVFLCLMKGVKSVGKVVYVTAVLPYILLTTFLIRGLMLEGSMEGIRHYLTPDFSRLTDFQVWLEAGIQVFYSLGPAWGGLITMSSYNKFNNNCFRDAIIGSLADGLTSFYAGFVIFALLGHLAAMTGLKISDMADSGPGLALVVYPEAMLTLPFPHLWAVLFFLMLLTLGIDSQFGTFETVSSGLADAFPQYFSGGKRKTLLTAALCAVLFVFGIPFSTNGGMYYFQIVDWYAASLCVTLTSFLECVIVGWIYGADRFSKDVKLMLGTEVNVVIRFCWCIVTPLAMLAAFILTLTNYQPPTYEGYTYPVHARVIGFLLSLVPLIPLPVTAVYYFRKVDGTFLQRLHKLTQPSEDWGPHVSKYKKGYNEIHHNTPDETPLLTIKRNLLGSPSH is encoded by the exons atgaaaataactattttcataaaaataagagATTGTAATTTTACACACTTCATATTGTATAGAGTCGGGATCGGAAACTGCATGTGCTGCATATTGCGAAAGAAAAGTTGTAAACAAattcgatatacatgtaattctgaaCATTTTTTACGCAGTATGGGAGGAATACGAACAGACCAAGTTCTTTGTATAGGCCTAAAG ATGCGCAAAACAAATGGATTGGCAAAACAACCTCCAATGGAGATGCAGGAGGAAGGGAAATTGGAAGAGTCGGATAGTTCCAGCTCATCCTCGGAAGGGGACTACCACCGGGGTACCTGGAGCCACAAACTGGACTTTCTCTTGTCAGTGATTGGCTATTCGGTGGGCGTTTCTAACATCTGGAGGTTTCCTTACCTGTGCATTAGAAATGGTGGAG GTGCCTTCTTGATTCCATTTTTCTTCTTCCTGATTTTCTGTGGAATACCCCTGTATTTCCTGGAACTGTGTTTAGGACAGTTCTCAGGGGTAAGTTCCATATTTGTATGGAAGCTATGTCCATTGTTTAAAG gGTTGGGATTTTTGATGGTCACAGTGTCAGCAATGATGTCATGGTATTACATCACTGTTCTGGCCTGGGTCCTATACTACCTCGTCAATTCTTTCTATCACCCCCTCCCATGGTCTGACTGTTCGGAGAGCTGGAACACTGCCCATTGCATTGAGTCTAGGATCAAAGACTTTAACAATGTCACAAACACAATAGTGCAAAATATCACTTCAAATAGCTCCTCCCTATATAACATTAGTCTAGCCAGTGAAACAGGGATCAAGAAGAATGCAACCACAGCTGCGAAAGAATTCTGGCA gaggAGGGTGCTAAGGATATCAGAAGGATTTGATGAGGCTGGTTCTGTGGAGCCCCATCTTATTGTTGGCCTCCTTGTAGCCTGGGTTCTAGTTTTCCTCTGTCTAATGAAAGGGGTCAAATCAGTTGGAAAA GTTGTGTATGTGACAGCAGTGCTGCCCTACATCTTACTGACAACCTTCTTAATCAGGGGCCTGATGCTGGAGGGATCGATGGAGGGCATTAGGCATTACCTCACCCCCGACTTCTCCAGACTGACCGACTTTCAG GTATGGCTAGAGGCAGGGATCCAGGTGTTTTACTCGCTGGGCCCAGCATGGGGTGGACTGATCACTATGTCCAGTTATAATAAATtcaacaacaattgtttcaG GGATGCTATCATTGGCAGTTTGGCTGATGGACTGACCAGTTTTTATGCTGGCTTTGTCATTTTTGCATTGTTGGGGCATTTAGCAGCAATGACGGGCTTAAAGATTAGTGACATGGCTGATTCAG GTCCTGGTCTGGCCCTTGTTGTGTACCCGGAGGCCATGTTGACCCTGCCCTTCCCTCACCTATGGGCTGTGCTCTTCTTTCTGATGTTACTGACCCTCGGCATAGACAGTCAG TTTGGAACCTTTGAGACAGTGTCCAGTGGCCTGGCTGATGCGTTTCCTCAGTATTTCTCTGGGGGAAAGCGGAAAACTCTGTTAACAGCTGCGCTGTGTGCTGTCCTTTTTGTATTTGGTATACCTTTCAGTACAAAT GGAGGGATGTATTATTTCCAAATTGTTGATTGGTATGCAGCCTCATTGTGTGTGACCTTGACCTCATTCCTAGAGTGTGTCATTGTGGGCTGGATTTATG GTGCTGATAGATTTAGTAAAGATGTGAAATTGATGCTAGGAACAGAAGTCAATGTAGTGATTCGCTTCTGTTGGTGCATCGTAACTCCTCTTGCTATGTTG GCAGCTTTCATCTTGACCCTGACGAACTACCAGCCTCCCACCTATGAAGGTTACACTTACCCTGTCCATGCCCGTGTGATTGGATTCCTCCTGTCTCTCGTCCCGCTGATACCCCTCCCTGTAACGGCTGTGTATTACTTCAGGAAGGTAGATGGGACATTCCTGCAG AGGCTGCACAAGCTTACTCAGCCCTCTGAAGATTGGGGTCCCCATGTCAGCAAGTACAAGAAAGGGTACAACGAAATCCACCATAATACCCCTGATGAGACACCGCTCCTTACCATCAAGAGAAATCTCCTGGGAAGCCCTTCGCATTGA
- the LOC105348180 gene encoding sodium- and chloride-dependent GABA transporter 2 isoform X2 has translation MRKTNGLAKQPPMEMQEEGKLEESDSSSSSSEGDYHRGTWSHKLDFLLSVIGYSVGVSNIWRFPYLCIRNGGGAFLIPFFFFLIFCGIPLYFLELCLGQFSGVSSIFVWKLCPLFKGLGFLMVTVSAMMSWYYITVLAWVLYYLVNSFYHPLPWSDCSESWNTAHCIESRIKDFNNVTNTIVQNITSNSSSLYNISLASETGIKKNATTAAKEFWQRRVLRISEGFDEAGSVEPHLIVGLLVAWVLVFLCLMKGVKSVGKVVYVTAVLPYILLTTFLIRGLMLEGSMEGIRHYLTPDFSRLTDFQVWLEAGIQVFYSLGPAWGGLITMSSYNKFNNNCFRDAIIGSLADGLTSFYAGFVIFALLGHLAAMTGLKISDMADSGPGLALVVYPEAMLTLPFPHLWAVLFFLMLLTLGIDSQFGTFETVSSGLADAFPQYFSGGKRKTLLTAALCAVLFVFGIPFSTNGGMYYFQIVDWYAASLCVTLTSFLECVIVGWIYGADRFSKDVKLMLGTEVNVVIRFCWCIVTPLAMLAAFILTLTNYQPPTYEGYTYPVHARVIGFLLSLVPLIPLPVTAVYYFRKVDGTFLQRLHKLTQPSEDWGPHVSKYKKGYNEIHHNTPDETPLLTIKRNLLGSPSH, from the exons ATGCGCAAAACAAATGGATTGGCAAAACAACCTCCAATGGAGATGCAGGAGGAAGGGAAATTGGAAGAGTCGGATAGTTCCAGCTCATCCTCGGAAGGGGACTACCACCGGGGTACCTGGAGCCACAAACTGGACTTTCTCTTGTCAGTGATTGGCTATTCGGTGGGCGTTTCTAACATCTGGAGGTTTCCTTACCTGTGCATTAGAAATGGTGGAG GTGCCTTCTTGATTCCATTTTTCTTCTTCCTGATTTTCTGTGGAATACCCCTGTATTTCCTGGAACTGTGTTTAGGACAGTTCTCAGGGGTAAGTTCCATATTTGTATGGAAGCTATGTCCATTGTTTAAAG gGTTGGGATTTTTGATGGTCACAGTGTCAGCAATGATGTCATGGTATTACATCACTGTTCTGGCCTGGGTCCTATACTACCTCGTCAATTCTTTCTATCACCCCCTCCCATGGTCTGACTGTTCGGAGAGCTGGAACACTGCCCATTGCATTGAGTCTAGGATCAAAGACTTTAACAATGTCACAAACACAATAGTGCAAAATATCACTTCAAATAGCTCCTCCCTATATAACATTAGTCTAGCCAGTGAAACAGGGATCAAGAAGAATGCAACCACAGCTGCGAAAGAATTCTGGCA gaggAGGGTGCTAAGGATATCAGAAGGATTTGATGAGGCTGGTTCTGTGGAGCCCCATCTTATTGTTGGCCTCCTTGTAGCCTGGGTTCTAGTTTTCCTCTGTCTAATGAAAGGGGTCAAATCAGTTGGAAAA GTTGTGTATGTGACAGCAGTGCTGCCCTACATCTTACTGACAACCTTCTTAATCAGGGGCCTGATGCTGGAGGGATCGATGGAGGGCATTAGGCATTACCTCACCCCCGACTTCTCCAGACTGACCGACTTTCAG GTATGGCTAGAGGCAGGGATCCAGGTGTTTTACTCGCTGGGCCCAGCATGGGGTGGACTGATCACTATGTCCAGTTATAATAAATtcaacaacaattgtttcaG GGATGCTATCATTGGCAGTTTGGCTGATGGACTGACCAGTTTTTATGCTGGCTTTGTCATTTTTGCATTGTTGGGGCATTTAGCAGCAATGACGGGCTTAAAGATTAGTGACATGGCTGATTCAG GTCCTGGTCTGGCCCTTGTTGTGTACCCGGAGGCCATGTTGACCCTGCCCTTCCCTCACCTATGGGCTGTGCTCTTCTTTCTGATGTTACTGACCCTCGGCATAGACAGTCAG TTTGGAACCTTTGAGACAGTGTCCAGTGGCCTGGCTGATGCGTTTCCTCAGTATTTCTCTGGGGGAAAGCGGAAAACTCTGTTAACAGCTGCGCTGTGTGCTGTCCTTTTTGTATTTGGTATACCTTTCAGTACAAAT GGAGGGATGTATTATTTCCAAATTGTTGATTGGTATGCAGCCTCATTGTGTGTGACCTTGACCTCATTCCTAGAGTGTGTCATTGTGGGCTGGATTTATG GTGCTGATAGATTTAGTAAAGATGTGAAATTGATGCTAGGAACAGAAGTCAATGTAGTGATTCGCTTCTGTTGGTGCATCGTAACTCCTCTTGCTATGTTG GCAGCTTTCATCTTGACCCTGACGAACTACCAGCCTCCCACCTATGAAGGTTACACTTACCCTGTCCATGCCCGTGTGATTGGATTCCTCCTGTCTCTCGTCCCGCTGATACCCCTCCCTGTAACGGCTGTGTATTACTTCAGGAAGGTAGATGGGACATTCCTGCAG AGGCTGCACAAGCTTACTCAGCCCTCTGAAGATTGGGGTCCCCATGTCAGCAAGTACAAGAAAGGGTACAACGAAATCCACCATAATACCCCTGATGAGACACCGCTCCTTACCATCAAGAGAAATCTCCTGGGAAGCCCTTCGCATTGA